The genomic region CGCTTGAAACGGTTCGCGTAACCGAGGCGGCGGCACTTGCGTGCTCTGGCCTGATGGGACGCGGCGACGAAAAGGCAGCCGATCAGGCCGCCGTTGACGCCATGCGCAATGCGCTTAACAGCATGGATATCAAAGGCACGGTCGTGATTGGCGAAGGCGAACGCGACGAAGCCCCGATGCTGTTTATCGGCGAAGAAGTTGGCTCCGGTGAAGGCCCGGAAATCGATATCGCGCTTGATCCGCTTGAAGGCACGACCATTTGTGCGACCGGTGGTCCCAACTCTTTGGCCGTCGTTGCCATGGCCGAAAAGGGCGGGTTCCTCAATGCGCCGGACACGTACATGGAAAAGATTGCCGTTGGCGGTGGTCTTCCGGATGATGTTGTCGACCTTGACGCCAGCCCGGCCGAAAACCTCAAAAGCCTTGCCAAGGCAAAGGGTTGTGATGTTGCTGATCTGGTTGTGTGTATTCTTGATCGCCCGCGCCATCAGGAAATCATTGCCAAAACCCGCGAAGCCGGTGCACGCATCATGCTGATCGGGGATGGCGACGTTGCCGGTGTGATCGCGACTTCGCAGAAAACCTCGGGCATTGATCTTTACATGGGTACCGGTGGCGCGCCGGAAGGTGTCCTGGCCGCAGCGGCCCTTCGTTGCATCGGTGGTCAGTTCCAGGGGCGTCTTGTTTTCCGCAACGATGACGAAATCGCGCGCGCGAAAAAATGGGGCATCGAAGACCTGACCCGCAAATACAAGCTGACCGAACTTGCCAAGGGCAATGTCATGTTTGCCGCGACCGGTGTGACCGATGGCGCGATGTTGCGCGGCGTGCGTCGTTTTGCCAATGGGGCCGAAACCGAAAGCATCGTGATGCGTTCGCAATCCGGTACCGTACGTTATGTCCGCGCAGTGCACGATTTCAGCCGGAAAATCTGGTACAAATAAGCGATCAGTTCTCAAATTTCGAAAAGGGAGTGCCTTGATGTAATTCT from Thalassospira indica harbors:
- the glpX gene encoding class II fructose-bisphosphatase, encoding MDRNLALETVRVTEAAALACSGLMGRGDEKAADQAAVDAMRNALNSMDIKGTVVIGEGERDEAPMLFIGEEVGSGEGPEIDIALDPLEGTTICATGGPNSLAVVAMAEKGGFLNAPDTYMEKIAVGGGLPDDVVDLDASPAENLKSLAKAKGCDVADLVVCILDRPRHQEIIAKTREAGARIMLIGDGDVAGVIATSQKTSGIDLYMGTGGAPEGVLAAAALRCIGGQFQGRLVFRNDDEIARAKKWGIEDLTRKYKLTELAKGNVMFAATGVTDGAMLRGVRRFANGAETESIVMRSQSGTVRYVRAVHDFSRKIWYK